From a region of the Zingiber officinale cultivar Zhangliang chromosome 4B, Zo_v1.1, whole genome shotgun sequence genome:
- the LOC121975983 gene encoding nascent polypeptide-associated complex subunit beta-like isoform X2: protein MDVEKLRRMAGAVRTGGKGSVRRKKKAVHKATTTDDKRLQSTLKRIGVNSIPAIEEVNIFKDDHVIQFINPKVQASIAANTWVVSGSPQSKKLQDLLPGIINQLGPDNLEHLKRLAEHLQKQAPAANRKQDENDDDVPELVPGETFEAAATENQAK from the exons ATGGATGTAGAGAAGCTTAGGAGGATGGCCGGTGCCGTCCGCACCGGTGGAAAAGGAAGTGTACGGAG AAAGAAGAAGGCAGTTCACAAGGCGACAACAACAGATGATAAGAGGCTTCAAAGCACTTTGAAAAGAATAGGCGTAAATTCTATCCCTGCTATAGAAGAAGTCAACATTTTTAAGGATGATCATGTTATTCAATTTATTAATCCTAAAG TACAAGCTTCAATTGCTGCAAATACATGGGTTGTCAGTGGATCTCCTCAGTCAAAGA AACTTCAAGATCTGCTACCTGGAATCATTAACCAGCTTG GCCCTGACAACCTAGAACACCTGAAGAGGCTTGCAGAGCACTTGCAAAAGCAGGCACCTGCTGCCAATCGAAAGCAGGATGAAAACGACGATGACGTCCCTGAGCTAGTGCCTGGGGAGACATTCGAAGCTGCTGCAACCGAAAATCAAGCTAAGTAG
- the LOC121975983 gene encoding nascent polypeptide-associated complex subunit beta-like isoform X1, which translates to MYSSSFDHLWRCKWIYLFVAKILVAKMDVEKLRRMAGAVRTGGKGSVRRKKKAVHKATTTDDKRLQSTLKRIGVNSIPAIEEVNIFKDDHVIQFINPKVQASIAANTWVVSGSPQSKKLQDLLPGIINQLGPDNLEHLKRLAEHLQKQAPAANRKQDENDDDVPELVPGETFEAAATENQAK; encoded by the exons ATGTATAGTTCGTCTTTTGATCATCTGTGGCGTTGTAAATGGATTTACTTGTTTGTGGCCAAAATATTGGTTGCTAAG ATGGATGTAGAGAAGCTTAGGAGGATGGCCGGTGCCGTCCGCACCGGTGGAAAAGGAAGTGTACGGAG AAAGAAGAAGGCAGTTCACAAGGCGACAACAACAGATGATAAGAGGCTTCAAAGCACTTTGAAAAGAATAGGCGTAAATTCTATCCCTGCTATAGAAGAAGTCAACATTTTTAAGGATGATCATGTTATTCAATTTATTAATCCTAAAG TACAAGCTTCAATTGCTGCAAATACATGGGTTGTCAGTGGATCTCCTCAGTCAAAGA AACTTCAAGATCTGCTACCTGGAATCATTAACCAGCTTG GCCCTGACAACCTAGAACACCTGAAGAGGCTTGCAGAGCACTTGCAAAAGCAGGCACCTGCTGCCAATCGAAAGCAGGATGAAAACGACGATGACGTCCCTGAGCTAGTGCCTGGGGAGACATTCGAAGCTGCTGCAACCGAAAATCAAGCTAAGTAG
- the LOC121975982 gene encoding RNA-binding protein Y14A-like, which translates to MAAAVGDVEVVDFEPDEDDLMDEEVGAADADPSPAPAAKLRSTIAGGGSSGLVPRKTKGRGFREEAGPGRGSHLSARGFDSLDSDGGPGPQRSIEGWMLLVSGVHEEAQEDDLHNAFREFGQVKNLHLNLDRRTGFVKGYALIEYENFEEAQTAIATLNGTELLTQRIFVDWAFSKGPVKRRNVRRRSPGAHRSRSPPRRRY; encoded by the exons ATGGCGGCTGCCGTAGGCGACGTTGAGGTGGTGGATTTCGAGCCTGATGAGGACGATCTCATGGACGAGGAGGTTGGCGCCGCTGACGCCGACCCTTCTCCTGCTCCTGCGGCTAAGCTTCGATCCACCATCGCGGGCGGTGGCTCCTCTGGATTAGTACCCAGGAAGACCAAAGGCCGGGGCTTCCGCGAGGAGGCAGGCCCTGGTCGCGGCAGCCACCTGTCTGCCAGGGGGTTCGATTCCCTCGACTCGGATGGAGGTCCCGGGCCTCAGCGAT CTATTGAGGGATGGATGTTGTTAGTATCTGGAGTTCATGAAGAAGCACAGGAAGATGATCTTCATAATGCCTTTCGTGAATTTGGCCAAGTTAAAAATTTGCATTTAAATCTTGACCGCCGCACTGGTTTCGTGAAG GGTTACGCTCTAATTGAATACGAGAACTTTGAGGAAGCACAAACTGCAATTGCAACACTTAATGGAACTGAGCTCCTTACTCAAAGAATTTTTGTTGATTGGGCCTTCAGCAAAGGTCCAGTCAAGCGTAGAAACGTGAGGAGAAG ATCGCCTGGAGCTCACCGTTCTAGGAGTCCCCCGAGGCGTAGATACTAA